From Daucus carota subsp. sativus chromosome 6, DH1 v3.0, whole genome shotgun sequence:
CTGTTGCTTGTGTGGATTTAGTTCAGGCTAATTCAAAGCTTGTATAGTTTTTCGAGTTAGGATTCGGAGCTGTTGAGAAAATGCCGGCTGTTTACAGTCTATACATTATTAATAAGTCTGGTGGGCTTATTTACAACAAGGTACATTGTGAAGTTTTTTATGAATTGAATGTGTTGGTTATGATGTTttgggttttttcgggtttgttgagaatgtttttttttttttttgtgatggGGAATAACTGGTTTTAGGATTATGGCTCTGCTGGAAGGATGGATACAAATGATAGTTTGAGAATAGCTAGTTTGTGGCATTCGATGCATGCGATTTCTCAGCAGTTATCACCTGTTGCGGGGTGTTTAGGGATTGAGCTTCTTGAGGCGGATACTTTTGAGCTTCATTGCTTTCAGTCTCTTACTGGTAAATCTTTTGTTTCGAAATTTGTTTTAATGTTGTTTATCTTGCCATATCTTTTGAAGTTAGTTCGTGGTGACAATGCGATCTGGATTCTATGCCCTCTATTCTAAAAGCTATATAGTCTCTTGCATTTAGGACTTGTCAGTTAATGATAAATTTGAGCTTCGGCTCCCTCTGGATTTCTGCCACTGTTCGCAAATTTTATACTAGCAAGCTATTTGTATAGGAAAATGATCTTGGTAAAGTTAGTTGGATTAGTTACTGGTGTCAAACTATGTAGCTTATCCAAACCTCTAATTCTGCATTAGTTTCAGTCAAATTTCTACATGTAGCCATGTAGGCAATATATTACATGCCCCATTTTGATCTATAAATTTACTGCATTATCCGAACACTAGTAGAGAGCACGCACTTGTTAAGTCATAAAAGTTGTTCTCGCCTGGTGCAGTTCTTGTGCATTGACTTGTATTTGGTTACGAGTAGCCAGCATCCCCTCTATTTACAGAAAGCTTGTTCCAATACTTTAAGGCCTAAGTAAAGCTAGACAGGTAATTAGTTAAAACTGCTCTCCCTCCATCCCTGACCCCCACCCCGAAGTACATACCAGCTTTGTTACTGCCAGAATCAGTTTGGAGTTAGGACTACGGCTCAATGAACAAATACTGGTCCTGAGTTAGCCCGAACCCGTATTTGTGCTGTCCAAGAGCACATCATGCACTATTTTGGACTTCAGAGTTCAGTATTAGAAATGTTTTAAGTCCAAAATGTACGAAATACTGAAATAATGCTCATCATCATCTATTCAACCTTTATCTGCTAGCATAGCCACATTGACGCACTCTTCAGTTTCCGTCTGTAAATGAAATTCCTATCTGGCTATCTCTGTACAAAGCAACTACAATAAAAGTTTCTGAATATTTGAATCAAGTGGGGAATCTCTAAGCAAAGGTTAGACAGTATGTAACAATTATTCCTTCCGTTTAAAACAGTTACTTATGCAAATCCAacaatcttaatacttgttaattaAAGTTCGACAATCTGTGAAATTAGTACCTTTTGCTTATAAATTATGATACTTTAGTCCCTTACTGGCATGAAGTTCTCAGTTATCTAGCTGTTTTGCATAAGTTTGGTGGTTTACTTGGTATGGCAGCTGACGCCGTTATGATAAAGCTTGCTTGTGTGAAACCTTCTCTCCAATGTTTTCTGTTTTTTACAGTCTCCGATGTCTTTATTCAATTGTATTGGGTGAACTTTTGTGCTCGGACTGTTCCAGAATATCTAgcaagaaaaaattataaattccaAATTTTGGTGTCATGTAAGATTATAATTTTCTCCTCGCCCTATGCAGGGACAAAGTTTTTTGTAGTTGCGGAACCTGGAACACAAAACATGGAGAGTCTGTTAAAGCATATCTATAAACAGTACACAGATTTCGTTCTAAAAAATCCTTTTTATGAAATGGAGATGCCGATTCGGTGTGAGCTTTTTGATGTCAACCTGTCACAGGCAGTACAGAAAGACCGAGTTGCTTTTCTCGGATGATAAATACATCCCGTTTCCTGGAAAGATTGATCTGGCTACATTTGTGCATGCTTGTTGTGTATTTGTTTCAGTCTTTCAGATGATAAGAATCTTTTGTTCCTTCCTGTGCATCTAAGTATCAGTTGGCTTGTAACACTTGCCTGTGAAATTTCTTTCTAGTGTAGATTACTGAAATACACAATGCAGAATTTACACAACTGATTGTGTGTATCAGAATTTCCTTTAGAGATTATTGCACTTTGTACCCCTGGCTTTGGGTCATTAGCAAATGAGTAcccacactttgaaacgtgacagttCGTGTCCTAAAGTTTGTATTAGCTTTCAGTTTGTAATCCTGTCCCACCACTCCCTTAAAAATAGCTGTTAAGTTTAattgtttgagaggtaacaatatatatattttgggtagcactccatagcataccctcttatatggagttacgtagcacaccattataaatatatataatatatattctattatattttttatgaaatataattgcaaattttgattattaaaccgtaAACGAAgttgtacaatttttttttccaaagttcatctaaaattatgcaatttcTCAACATGATcttataacagaataataatcattcagaattattctgttgtagaatcagttttgaaaatatactttttaatcaaattttaagtgttaaattacttaaaatagatttattttatagtattctatattagaatcacgttttatatgtattctataacagaatttataataaaattgatgatttatagtggcgcactgtgtaactccatataaagagtccctctctggaatgttggcctatatatttttaaattatttctgaCCTCATGacccctcaaaatttatgtattatattttaaaattatttctgaatacacaaAACGATGTAAAAGCTCTGTTctaaagtcggtgattaatcacgattaatcaccgattaatccctgttccatagctcgccgaactgattaaatctccgattaatcatcgatcaatccgattaatctccgatcaattcaattaatccccgattaatctttgttccgtaacttcaccgattaagtccgattcccgctttttacaac
This genomic window contains:
- the LOC108225277 gene encoding uncharacterized protein LOC108225277: MPAVYSLYIINKSGGLIYNKDYGSAGRMDTNDSLRIASLWHSMHAISQQLSPVAGCLGIELLEADTFELHCFQSLTGTKFFVVAEPGTQNMESLLKHIYKQYTDFVLKNPFYEMEMPIRCELFDVNLSQAVQKDRVAFLG